One segment of Penaeus chinensis breed Huanghai No. 1 chromosome 14, ASM1920278v2, whole genome shotgun sequence DNA contains the following:
- the LOC125032397 gene encoding cuticle protein 18.6-like, with the protein MNAKVLLVAFVCVAFGNATPLYLPNAQVPETPKVYAFAYGIQDDLSGSNFGHQESHDGLRTTGQYRVALPDGRVQRVTYTADENGYVAQVTYEGEARFPEPLTPSNQGSPTAYNLYAPPQASAPTTAAPAPPARDSERSLGYLPLPLYQAPSAPQQEPARLRLDSAPLESPEESLAPSRTLSLPAALASP; encoded by the exons ATGAACGCTAAG GTGCTGTTGGTCGCTTTCGTCTGCGTCGCCTTCGGGAACGCCACGCCACTGTACCTTCCAAACGCGCAGGTGCCCGAG ACACCGAAAGTTTATGCCTTCGCGTACGGCATCCAGGATGACCTCAGCGGCAGCAACTTCGGCCATCAGGAGTCCCACGACGGCTTGAGGACGACGGGGCAGTACCGTGTGGCCCTCCCCGACGGCCGCGTCCAGAGGGTCACCTACACGGCCGACGAGAATGGCTACGTTGCCCAGGTCACTTACGAAGGCGAGGCCAGGTTCCCCGAGCCCCTCACGCCCTCGAATCAGGGCAGCCCTACGGCGTACAACCTCTACGCTCCGCCCCAAGCCTCTGCGCCCACCACCGCCGCCCCAGCCCCGCCTGCAAGGGACTCCGAGCGGTCGCTGGGCTACCTGCCTCTGCCGCTCTACCAGGCTCCCTCGGCCCCGCAGCAGGAGCCCGCTCGGCTGAGACTCGACTCCGCGCCCCTCGAGAGCCCCGAGGAGTCGCTCGCTCCCTCGAGGACGCTTTCGCTGCCAGCTGCCTTGGCGAGCCCTTGA